The following proteins come from a genomic window of Salvia hispanica cultivar TCC Black 2014 chromosome 4, UniMelb_Shisp_WGS_1.0, whole genome shotgun sequence:
- the LOC125222628 gene encoding nudix hydrolase 3, with the protein MAAQLSEQVVQVEYLDVLTNTGEKTGVSKPRGDVHRDGDYHRAVHVWIFAESTQELLVQLRADCKDSWPGHWDISSAGHISAGDSSLVTARRELQEELGITLPKDAFEKLYILLEEWVTNEGKFINNEYCDVYLVTTIDPIPLEAFTLQESEVSAVKYLHYEEYKSLLAKKDPQYVPYDVNGQYCQFFEILSKRYKQNAETRATILQKQLNRYAPISLGAEYSGLSSADKEVLALVVKAARIMDDISFIQVWYSNPSLRDWLQQHAQESRLNNLKQMYFAVNKSPWSCLDENEAFLTSADSAVKLLLEATKPMAGWKGIEYRTAFPIVKPPGASFYPPDMDKMEFELWKKSLPEDKQKEAMGFFNVIKRQSERILDESLSVATHDTHDLYIVPYSQEYNALLTKASDLLHKAGDLTSCSSLKNLLHSKADAFLSNEYYDSDIAWMELDSKLDITIGPYETYEDALFGYKATFEAFIGIRDDEATSQLKLFGDHLQVLERNLPMDDIYKSEDVSAAPIRVVQLIYNAGDVKGPQTVAFNLPNDERIVNERGSSMVMLKNVSEAKFKLILLPISHVCIMEEQRKYVDFNSFFTHTVCHECCHGIGPHTITLPSGQKSTVRLELQDVHSAMEEAKADIVGLWALRFLVNKNLLPKTLLKSMYVSFLAGCFRSIRFGLEEAHGKGQALQFNYLFEKGAFLLQPDGTFSVDFDKVEDAVESLSREILTIQGRGDKCAAEALLSKYCVLTQPLKSVFEKLSLIEVPVDILPHFPIADEVFGIEL; encoded by the exons ATGGCTGCTCAGTTGAGTGAGCAGGTTGTCCAAGTAGAGTATCTTGATGTACTCACCAACACCGGAGAGAAAACCGGCGTATCTAAACCCAG GGGTGACGTCCACAGAGATGGGGACTATCATCGAGCTGTACATGTGTGGATATTTGCTGAGAGCACGCAAGAACTTCTTGTCCAACTTCGTGCTGATTGCAAAGATTCCTGGCCTGGCCATTGGGACATCTCTAGTGCAGGTCATATCTCTGCTGGAGATTCATCTCTTGTCACAGCGAG GAGGGAGCTTCAAGAAGAGCTTGGTATTACACTTCCAAAGGATGCGTTCgaaaaactatatattttgCTTGAAGAATG GGTCACAAATGAGGGGAAATTCATTAACAATGAATACTGTGATGTCTATCTTGTGACAACAATAGACCCAATTCCACTAGAGGCCTTTACTCTTCAG GAATCTGAGGTTTCAGCAGTTAAATATCTACATTATGAGGAGTATAAGAGCTTGCTTGCGAAGAAAGATCCTCAATATGTGCCTTATGATGTCAATGGTCAATATTGTCAGTTCTTTGAAATACTGTCAAAAAG GTACAAACAAAATGCTGAAACACGTGCTACGATTCTACAAAAGCAGCTGAACCGTTATGCCCCTATTTCCCTTGGTGCAGAG TATTCAGGGCTCAGCAGTGCAGACAAGGAAGTTCTGGCATTAGTTGTAAAAGCAGCTAGAATAATGGATGACATTTCCTTCATTCAG GTCTGGTACAGCAATCCATCTTTGAGAGACTGGCTACAGCAGCATGCTCAAGAGTCTCGGTTGAACAACTTAAAACAGATGTATTTTGCTGTCAACAAGAGTCCATG GTCATGTCTCGATGAAAATGAGGCATTTTTGACGAGTGCAGACTCAGCAGTGAAGCTGCTTCTTGAAGCTACAAAGCCAATGGCTGGGTGGAAGGGAATTGAATATAGGACAGCATTCCCCATTGTTAAACCACCGGGTGCAAGCTTTTACCCTCCAGATATGGACAAAATG GAATTCGAGTTGTGGAAAAAGAGTCTCCCCGAAGATAAACAGAAGGAAGCGATGGGCTTTTTCAATGTAATCAAAAGGCAAAGTGAGAGAATATTGGATGAGTCTCTTTCAGTGGCCACCCATGATACTCATGATTTGTATATTGTGCCTTACTCTCAAGAGTACAATGCTTTACTTACTAAGGCTTCTGATCTATTGCACAAAGCGGGGGACCTGACCAGCTGTTCGAG TTTGAAGAATCTATTGCATAGCAAGGCTGATGCGTTCCTATCAAATGAGTACTATGATTCAGATATTGCCTGGATGGAATTG GATTCAAAGCTGGACATTACTATTGGTCCATACGAGACATATGAAGACGCACTTTTTGGATACAAG GCCACTTTTGAGGCATTCATTGGCATTAGGGATGATGAGGCTACAAGTCAACTTAAATTATTTGGCGACCATTTACAG GTTTTGGAGAGAAATCTTCCGATGGACGACATTTATAAGTCAGAAGATGTCAGTGCAGCTCCAATTCGAGTGGTGCAGCTTATTTATAATGCTGGG GACGTGAAGGGCCCACAAACTGTCGCGTTTAATCTTCCAAATGATGAACGGATAGTAAATGAGAGAGGATCCTCTATGGTCATGCTAAAGAATGTTTCAGAAGCAAA GTTTAAACTTATTCTTCTGCCTATATCCCATGTATGCATTATGGAGGAACAACGTAAATATGTGGATTTCAACTCTTTCTTCACTCACACGGTTTGTCACGAATGCTGCCATGGTATTGGACCTCATACAATCACACTTCCGAGCGGACAAAAGTCGACTGTGAGATTG GAGTTGCAAGATGTTCACTCTGCTATGGAAGAAGCTAAAGCTGACATTGTTGGCCTTTGGGCCCTAAGGTTTCTTGTTAACAAG AATTTACTACCAAAGACGCTGCTGAAGTCCATGTATGTTTCTTTTCTTGCTGGTTGCTTCCGCTCTATACGTTTTGGCTTAGAGGAAGCTCATGG GAAAGGACAGGCATTgcagtttaattatttatttgagaaGGGCGCCTTCCTTTTGCAGCCTGATGGAACATTTTCTGTTGACTTTGATAAG GTGGAAGATGCAGTGGAGAGTTTGAGCAGAGAGATCCTCACAATACAAGGAAGAGGCGACAAATGTGCTGCAGAAGCTCTTCTCTCAAAGTATTGTGTGTTGACACAaccattaaaatccgtgtttgAGAAACTGTCGTTGATTGAG GTTCCTGTGGATATATTGCCTCATTTCCCTATTGCTGATGAAGTTTTTGGTATAGAACTTTGA
- the LOC125219333 gene encoding long-chain-alcohol oxidase FAO4A-like — MVKTMRNMFSSEEMEALVAICDTFLPSIEVPQHHQLQQSILHFYHTSASMAAIPTHVAEKIRKAQHPKTPLAILAIRLLATRIGTLILSGRKSLSPNFPYLLKFSEVSLHKREEILHSWSASSFTLLRILYVALKIFIFLTFFTQVNEAKENPSWKAIGYCGPDPAFKPDPEKPKSEEERFGPLHKRIISFSQSKQTALHQLQISGFPTSQSPPQIATFKQLNPSVVIRCDAVIVGSGSGGGVVAGVLAKAGYKVLVLEKGSYIARSNLTLMEGDAMDKMYLQQGILASEDMDVLFLAGSTVGGGSTINWSASIRTPPHVRKEWSENHKLALFESKIYDRALDAVCERMNVQSEIEEEGMQNEVLRRGCVNLGYPTEDIPRNAAADHYCGWCCLGCRDGRKRGAAETWLVDLAESKYGAILTDCEAMKVITVKNGGKKRAAAAGVAFRFKTGDGREEIGVIEARVTVAACGAISTPPLLRRSGLKNPNIGRNLHVHPVMMGWGHFPDSEKQSYEGGIMTVMSKLDASSGYSAVIQTPALHPGMFSALMPWSSGADMKGRMVKFSKTAHLFALARDKSCGEVKSESEISYRIGKFDEENMRKGMERVLRILAGAGAEEIGTHSRRGRVLKVKEASEEEFERFVKEESGRRPGNESAPMCSAHQMGSCRMGVEPGVGAVGPTGETWEVEGLFVADSSVFPTALGVNPMVTVMAIAYCTAQSVLEALANPSK; from the exons GTAGCTGAGAAGATTAGAAAAGCGCAACATCCGAAGACGCCATTAGCAATATTGGCAATTAGATTGTTGGCAACGAGAATTGGGACATTAAttctaagtgggagaaaaagTTTATCGCctaattttccatatttgctGAAATTTTCAGAGGTTTCATTGcataaaagagaagaaattttGCACTCATGGTCAGCCAGCTCTTTCACCCTCTTGCGAATCCTTTATGTGGCTCTCAAAATCTTCATTTTTCTAACATTTTTCACCCAG GTGAACGAGGCGAAAGAGAACCCGTCATGGAAAGCAATCGGCTACTGCGGGCCGGATCCAGCCTTCAAACCCGACCCAGAAAAGCCCAAATCCGAAGAGGAGCGATTCGGCCCTCTCCACAAACGCATCATCAGCTTCTCCCAATCAAAGCAAACAGCACTCCACCAGCTCCAAATCTCCGGCTTCCCAACCTCCCAATCGCCGCCGCAGATCGCCACCTTCAAGCAGCTAAACCCCTCCGTTGTGATCCGCTGCGACGCCGTCATCGTCGGATCCGGATCTGGAGGCGGCGTGGTGGCGGGAGTCCTCGCCAAAGCCGGCTACAAAGTACTGGTGCTCGAAAAAGGCAGCTACATCGCGAGAAGCAATCTCACGCTGATGGAAGGCGACGCCATGGATAAAATGTACCTGCAGCAAGGAATTCTCGCGTCGGAAGACATGGATGTGTTATTTCTCGCCGGATCTACTGTCGGCGGCGGATCGACGATCAATTGGTCGGCCTCGATTCGCACGCCGCCGCACGTGCGGAAGGAATGGAGCGAAAATCACAAATTGGCGCTTTTTGAGAGCAAAATCTACGATCGAGCTCTAGATGCTGTGTGTGAGAGGATGAATGTTCAATCGGAAATCGAGGAAGAAGGTATGCAGAACGAAGTTTTGAGAAGAGGCTGCGTGAATTTAGGCTATCCGACGGAGGACATTCCGAGGAACGCGGCGGCGGATCACTACTGCGGCTGGTGCTGCCTCGGCTGCAGAGACGGCCGGAAACGAGGCGCCGCCGAGACGTGGCTGGTTGATCTCGCCGAATCGAAATACGGCGCGATCCTCACCGATTGCGAGGCGATGAAGGTGATAACGGTTAAAAACGGCGGGAAAAAACGCGCCGCGGCTGCCGGAGTAGCGTTCCGATTCAAAACCGGTGATGGCAGAGAGGAAATTGGAGTAATTGAAGCGAGAGTGACGGTTGCCGCGTGCGGAGCGATCAGCACGCCGCCGCTGCTGCGGAGGAGCGGCTTGAAAAACCCTAACATCGGCCGGAATCTGCACGTGCACCCGGTGATGATGGGGTGGGGCCACTTCCCGGACTCGGAGAAACAGAGCTACGAGGGCGGAATCATGACTGTGATGTCAAAATTGGATGCATCCTCCGGCTACAGCGCTGTCATACAGACGCCGGCGCTGCACCCGGGGATGTTCTCCGCCCTCATGCCGTGGTCGTCCGGAGCGGACATGAAGGGCAGAATGGTCAAATTCTCCAAAACCGCTCATTTATTTGCGCTCGCGAGGGATAAAAGCTGCGGCGAGGTGAAATCGGAGAGCGAGATCAGCTACAGGATTGGCAAATTCGATGAGGAGAATATGAGGAAAGGGATGGAGAGGGTTTTGAGGATCCTGGCGGGGGCGGGGGCGGAAGAGATCGGGACGCATAGCCGGAGGGGGAGGGTGTTGAAGGTGAAGGAGGCGAGCGAGGAGGAGTTTGAGAGGTTTGTTAAGGAGGAGAGCGGGAGGAGGCCGGGGAATGAGTCGGCGCCGATGTGCTCGGCGCATCAGATGGGGAGCTGTAGGATGGGGGTGGAGCCGGGGGTGGGGGCGGTGGGGCCCACGGGGGAGACGTGGGAGGTGGAGGGGCTGTTTGTGGCGGATTCGAGCGTGTTTCCGACGGCGCTAGGGGTGAATCCTATGGTCACGGTTATGGCCATAGCTTATTGTACGGCGCAGTCGGTTCTTGAAGCTCTTGCCAACCcttcaaaataa
- the LOC125185598 gene encoding protein MODIFYING WALL LIGNIN-1-like — translation MFHFHMKSLNQYSFILFFSATTATALISSALCFTAEFKKSKKNDLRFNEKLCHLPQSSVFWLGIAALISLTLSQIIGSYFICRKLHSSHNKPTVKKRLTFSCILMVFSWMSFAVAAVLIGGATSMSRSQPYGEGWLDGECYLVKDGVYVSSALLGLVALSLILGSAAIKMSQRQAEEDRKVHAQVDESVESIS, via the exons atgtttcattttcatatgaAAAGCCTAAACCAATATAGCTTCATACTATTCTTCTccgccaccaccgccaccgcccTCATCTCCTCCGCCCTGTGCTTCACGGCTGAGTTCAAGAAATCCAAG aaaaatgatcTCAGATTCAACGAAAAGCTCTGCCATCTGCCCCAGAGCTCCGTTTTCTGGCTCGGCATCGCCGCTTTAATCTCTCTCACCCTCTCTCAGATCATCGGAAGCTACTTCATTTGCAGAAAACTCCATTCATCACACAACAAACCCACTGTGAAAAAAAGGCTTACATTTTCATGCATTTTGATGGTTTTCTCTTG GATGAGCTTTGCGGTTGCTGCTGTGTTGATTGGTGGAGCCACAAGCATGAGCCGAAGCCAGCCGTATGGAGAGGGATGGCTTGATGGGGAATGCTATTTGGTGAAGGATGGAGTCTATGTCAGCTCAGCGTTACTCGGCTTGGTGGCGCTCAGTTTGATTCTCGGCTCAGCCGCCATCAAGATGAGCCAAAGACAAGCTGAAGAAGATAGGAAGGTTCATGCACAAGTTGATGAAAGTGTAGAAAGCATAAGTTAG